gtgtctaacttcgtaacaaaaatcccaatttgatagacagctttttgtaaactttattcgcgaagttgtttgcgtatattatatcatacgtcttgttcagTTTAAGTTGGAACATTCGTTGAATTGTTGAAATTATTTGATAGATGATCATTTGATTGTGTGGATTGTTTGAGAAGAAACAAGTTCAACCTTCACAGTGTTTTAATacgttttaattttactgatcctgttttaaatatatataaggttttatttttattacatcaCTATGCGTAAATAAAACAAATCGTAGTTACTATCTCGTCATTATTATAAACAGAATTTTTCGATTCCTTCAGGTTTCTTAAAACGGGAGGCAATTAATAaagttcttctttatttttatactctTGCTATTTTTTATAACTAGAATATCATGGAAAAGTGCAGGCTCTGCAAGAAAATCTTCCCATCTCTGCTAGACTTGCTTTATCATGAAGAAGATGATCACGAGATCATAACTCCCGACAGGTGTGGCATGTGTCTAAAGGGATTTCCCAGCAAATCATCGTGTTTACGTCACCAACAAATTAAGCATGACACTAAGAatcttaatgattttttaaaaaagcgcgtTGAAGACATATCTGTTCAACCGTCCTCTCGAAAAATTGCTCGTTTGGAAGTGCAAAAATTCTTTAATGCACTTGGTGATTGCTTTGGTCGTGGTATCTTTCTGAAACAATTTATAAAGTCGGGTAGCTATTCTACTGACACAAAAGTGCTCCATGCAGACGAGTTTGATTTTGATGTTCCTTTGAGATACTCGTTGGAAGAATTGCATTTGAACCGTGAGGGTAGCAGAGTGCATTATCACTTCCACCAAAGACAAAAGGTACTTTTatctgaattaaaattaatactaAAATTATTATtggttattatattattattttttcaatttagactttaaatttaaatgtgAAAATGTATGTATACAAGACAAAAAGCTGGGATGGAGTTCCGCAAGGTTTCGTCGAAATAAGGACAGCAAATGAATACCCTATTGTGCCACGGTCAATTCAAGAAGAGCTGTATAAAGATCTTTTGTGCGCTAAAGAAAGGTTAGAGGGTACGAAAAATGACGCACCCTGGCGTATGtataaaatcactttttttgtgtttataataacccaaaaagtgttttttcttttccttaACCGACTACAGCTTGTAAAAGCACGTAACCATACAGTTATATATATTGTATGCTGTTGTTTCTTATAGGTACTGTTGTAGATGTTCGTATTGAAGCAAAGGGACCAGCTTTAACTGTCACAATCAAGAAAGAAGGTTTACCAAACATTAGTGTTGATCTGTGTGCATCAATTGCTACTCAACAAATTACACTTGATAATTTTGACTGGCCTAGATGGCAAACGAAAGATATCCTGTCAGAGCGGTTAATTAAATCTATCTACGATGCTGGCTTGCACCTTATACCAAAGACATTAAAGTTTTGGTATATTTCTGTTTCAAGAGCAGGTCGAGTTCTTATGAAAGGGATTGATGCCAATGACAGGGGATGCAGAAGAAAATGTCACAAACTGTTAAAAGCAGATTTTCAAACATGGATTGGAAGATCTGGAAACAATTTACCTGGAATGTCAACAATGATATTTAAAGTAAGACTCAACCATTATTTTCTGATCTCTCTTCACTTGTTAACATTTTTAGACACAAACGAAATATATCGAGGTAGCATTAACACACAGTAGTTGATTGGCTTAATAAAATTCGAATATTGTCCAGTTTTTTGTGATGAACCGCATAATATACTTTTATTTTGTCGTAACCACCCATAGTGCTACAATATAAAGGCAGTGCATGGATATTCCTATGTAAAATCTGCATATAGTATTG
This DNA window, taken from Hydractinia symbiolongicarpus strain clone_291-10 chromosome 15, HSymV2.1, whole genome shotgun sequence, encodes the following:
- the LOC130629003 gene encoding uncharacterized protein LOC130629003 isoform X3, with amino-acid sequence MEKCRLCKKIFPSLLDLLYHEEDDHEIITPDRCGMCLKGFPSKSSCLRHQQIKHDTKNLNDFLKKRVEDISVQPSSRKIARLEVQKFFNALGDCFGRGIFLKQFIKSGSYSTDTKVLHADEFDFDVPLRYSLEELHLNREGSRVHYHFHQRQKTLNLNVKMYVYKTKSWDGVPQGFVEIRTANEYPIVPRSIQEELYKDLLCAKERLEGTKNDAPWRTVVDVRIEAKGPALTVTIKKEGLPNISVDLCASIATQQITLDNFDWPRWQTKDILSERLIKSIYDAGLHLIPKTLKFWYISVSRAGRVLMKGIDANDRGCRRKCHKLLKADFQTWIGRSGNNLPGMSTMIFKLFYTL
- the LOC130629003 gene encoding uncharacterized protein LOC130629003 isoform X1, with translation MEKCRLCKKIFPSLLDLLYHEEDDHEIITPDRCGMCLKGFPSKSSCLRHQQIKHDTKNLNDFLKKRVEDISVQPSSRKIARLEVQKFFNALGDCFGRGIFLKQFIKSGSYSTDTKVLHADEFDFDVPLRYSLEELHLNREGSRVHYHFHQRQKTLNLNVKMYVYKTKSWDGVPQGFVEIRTANEYPIVPRSIQEELYKDLLCAKERLEGTKNDAPWRTVVDVRIEAKGPALTVTIKKEGLPNISVDLCASIATQQITLDNFDWPRWQTKDILSERLIKSIYDAGLHLIPKTLKFWYISVSRAGRVLMKGIDANDRGCRRKCHKLLKADFQTWIGRSGNNLPGMSTMIFKHQLFWMNEEKQLDWSQSKIASRYLDMLEDLSERLRSGVLYNYFKDYENLLQDKDQQVLNQVANHAEARRQELMAMG
- the LOC130629003 gene encoding uncharacterized protein LOC130629003 isoform X2, giving the protein MEKCRLCKKIFPSLLDLLYHEEDDHEIITPDRCGMCLKGFPSKSSCLRHQQIKHDTKNLNDFLKKRVEDISVQPSSRKIARLEVQKFFNALGDCFGRGIFLKQFIKSGSYSTDTKVLHADEFDFDVPLRYSLEELHLNREGSRVHYHFHQRQKTLNLNVKMYVYKTKSWDGVPQGFVEIRTANEYPIVPRSIQEELYKDLLCAKERLEGTVVDVRIEAKGPALTVTIKKEGLPNISVDLCASIATQQITLDNFDWPRWQTKDILSERLIKSIYDAGLHLIPKTLKFWYISVSRAGRVLMKGIDANDRGCRRKCHKLLKADFQTWIGRSGNNLPGMSTMIFKHQLFWMNEEKQLDWSQSKIASRYLDMLEDLSERLRSGVLYNYFKDYENLLQDKDQQVLNQVANHAEARRQELMAMG